The Bifidobacterium animalis subsp. animalis ATCC 25527 genome has a segment encoding these proteins:
- a CDS encoding MFS transporter, which produces MTAVETETEAGRRAPALAGERAHALKRAGRSSVGAIIAASMVGTTIEFYDFYAYGTAAANYFPRVFFSDKTNPTVALLLSLVTFAVAFLARPVGSLIFGHFGDSIGRKATLVVSLMTMGVATFLIGCLPGYDMWGVWAVLALCVCRFVQGIGLGGEWSGAALVATENAPADKRALYGSFPELGAPIGFFLCNGTYVLLELFNDDAAMLAWGWRVPFLLSSLLVVVGLLVRVHMEETPAFRAAQQDQRVVKAPALEVFRTSWRQVLQATFLVAVTYTLFYTLATWSLAWATKSDAQGGGGLGFSTKEYMTMLMVSVCVFALFIVLSCVFADRIGRRRVIIGSSVALLVFAALFPLLMNRAVVGVHNTAAAMLFLCLGFALMGIAFGPIGALLPELFSVNVRYTGSGIGYNIAAIVGAAFVPSVATWLSSHWGVGSVGLYLGVMALCCLVAILTCHETKNVDYMQ; this is translated from the coding sequence ATGACCGCAGTCGAAACGGAAACGGAAGCGGGGCGCCGCGCCCCAGCGCTGGCGGGAGAGCGCGCGCATGCACTCAAACGGGCGGGGAGATCGTCTGTGGGCGCGATCATCGCCGCCTCGATGGTGGGCACGACGATTGAGTTCTACGACTTCTACGCCTACGGCACCGCGGCGGCGAACTACTTCCCGCGCGTGTTCTTCTCCGACAAGACGAACCCGACCGTCGCGCTGCTGCTCTCGCTCGTCACCTTCGCCGTCGCGTTCCTGGCCCGCCCGGTGGGCTCGCTCATCTTCGGCCATTTCGGCGACTCGATCGGCCGTAAGGCGACGCTCGTCGTCTCGCTGATGACCATGGGCGTCGCGACCTTCCTCATCGGCTGCCTACCCGGTTACGACATGTGGGGCGTGTGGGCCGTGCTCGCGTTGTGCGTCTGCCGGTTCGTGCAAGGCATCGGACTCGGCGGCGAATGGTCGGGCGCCGCGCTCGTGGCCACCGAGAACGCGCCTGCCGACAAGCGCGCGCTGTATGGCTCGTTCCCCGAGCTTGGCGCGCCGATCGGGTTCTTCCTGTGCAACGGCACCTATGTGCTGCTCGAGCTGTTCAACGATGACGCCGCGATGCTCGCATGGGGCTGGCGCGTGCCGTTCCTGCTCTCGTCACTGTTGGTGGTTGTAGGACTGCTCGTGCGTGTGCACATGGAGGAGACTCCGGCATTCCGCGCCGCGCAGCAAGACCAGCGCGTTGTCAAGGCACCTGCGCTCGAGGTGTTCCGCACCAGCTGGCGGCAGGTATTGCAGGCCACGTTCCTCGTCGCCGTCACCTACACGCTGTTCTACACGCTCGCCACATGGTCGCTCGCATGGGCCACGAAGAGCGATGCGCAGGGCGGCGGTGGACTCGGCTTCTCCACCAAGGAGTACATGACGATGCTCATGGTCTCCGTATGCGTGTTCGCCCTGTTCATCGTGCTCTCCTGCGTGTTTGCAGACCGCATCGGCCGCCGTCGCGTGATCATCGGCTCGTCAGTCGCGCTGCTCGTCTTCGCCGCATTGTTCCCGCTGCTCATGAACCGCGCCGTGGTCGGCGTGCACAACACCGCCGCCGCAATGCTGTTCCTGTGCCTCGGCTTTGCGCTGATGGGCATCGCCTTCGGTCCGATCGGCGCATTGCTGCCCGAGCTGTTCAGTGTGAACGTGCGCTACACGGGCTCCGGCATCGGCTACAACATCGCCGCAATCGTTGGCGCGGCGTTCGTCCCGTCGGTCGCCACATGGCTGTCGTCGCACTGGGGTGTCGGCTCGGTCGGGCTCTATCTGGGCGTCATGGCGCTGTGCTGCCTGGTGGCGATCCTGACGTGTCATGAGACCAAGAACGTGGATTACATGCAGTGA
- the ilvC gene encoding ketol-acid reductoisomerase, producing MAAQIWYEDDGDLSVLDGKKVAIIGYGSQGHAHALNLRDSGVDVVVGLRPNSKSVEFAKEQGLEVKSVPEAAAEADVIMILAPDQYQKGIWENDIEPNIKPGAALAFAHGFNIHYGYIKPSEDHPVFMVAPKGPGHIVRREYAAGRGVPVVTAVEQDPRGDGWDLALAYAKALGALRAGAIKTTFKEETETDLFGEQNVLLGGVNKLVEMGFEVLTDAGYQPEIAYFEVCHELKMIVDLMNEGGLNKDRWSCSDTAQYGDYVNTVIDEHTRERMQYHLQRIQDGSFAKEFMDDQAAGAPKFKQLQEEYSNVRIEEVGPKLRAMFSWNNDAAKDADEANSFTGKIARAQVQ from the coding sequence ATGGCAGCACAGATCTGGTACGAAGACGACGGCGATCTCTCGGTTCTCGACGGCAAGAAGGTCGCAATCATCGGTTACGGCTCGCAGGGCCACGCGCATGCGCTCAACCTGCGTGACTCCGGTGTCGACGTCGTCGTCGGCCTGCGTCCGAACTCGAAGTCTGTGGAATTCGCCAAGGAACAGGGTCTGGAAGTTAAGAGCGTTCCGGAAGCCGCTGCCGAGGCCGATGTCATCATGATCCTGGCCCCCGACCAGTACCAGAAGGGCATCTGGGAGAACGACATCGAGCCGAACATCAAGCCGGGCGCCGCCCTGGCCTTCGCACACGGCTTCAACATCCACTACGGCTACATCAAGCCGAGCGAGGACCACCCGGTCTTCATGGTCGCCCCGAAGGGCCCGGGCCACATCGTCCGCCGTGAGTACGCCGCAGGCCGTGGCGTCCCGGTTGTGACTGCGGTCGAGCAGGATCCGCGCGGCGACGGCTGGGATCTCGCACTGGCTTACGCGAAGGCCCTCGGTGCACTGCGCGCCGGCGCCATCAAGACCACGTTCAAGGAAGAGACCGAAACCGATCTGTTTGGCGAGCAGAACGTGCTGCTCGGCGGCGTGAACAAGCTCGTCGAAATGGGCTTCGAGGTGCTCACCGACGCCGGCTACCAGCCGGAGATCGCCTACTTCGAGGTGTGCCACGAGCTCAAGATGATCGTCGACCTCATGAACGAAGGCGGCTTGAACAAGGATCGCTGGAGCTGCTCCGACACCGCTCAGTACGGCGACTACGTCAACACCGTCATCGACGAGCACACCCGTGAGCGCATGCAGTACCACCTGCAGCGCATCCAGGACGGCTCCTTCGCCAAGGAGTTCATGGACGACCAGGCTGCCGGCGCCCCGAAGTTCAAGCAGCTGCAGGAGGAGTACTCCAACGTCCGCATCGAAGAGGTCGGCCCGAAGCTGCGCGCCATGTTCTCCTGGAACAACGACGCCGCGAAGGACGCCGACGAAGCCAACTCCTTCACCGGCAAGATCGCCCGCGCCCAGGTTCAGTGA
- a CDS encoding MFS transporter translates to MNNRNHRKITISTHSNPHDWRIPVALLLTGQALSLIGSSIVQYAVFWYLVMQTDSGATMTVAMLCACVPQAVVSLFGGAWADRWNKKALIILPDALIAAVTVMLSLSIARRIAGLALFFVVLAIRSAGAGVQSPAVQSFLPQITPESKLLRVNSINGTIQSVNLIAAPAIAAVLVNVMPLWAILYVDVTTAVVGIAFVALIRVRRTRDAEVGSERGADSVFADMRTGLRYAWRYPRIRSVLIAYAFVCFINIAPMNLTLILMNRGFTGQQLDLGFTVLSTAADKLAANEMAWSVGMVIGGALLATVGARVFHNNMVLLACAFIGMGVCTAGLGLSPTLLVYLFVDFLVGLCTSLGSSPTFTLLQHESTPDMRGRVFGLLTTFSGFGTPLGMLVFGPLADVVDVRVIFVVGGVLTIPFGIWLLRVDRRWPAVSR, encoded by the coding sequence ATGAATAACCGAAATCATAGGAAAATCACCATATCCACGCACAGCAATCCGCATGATTGGCGCATACCCGTCGCATTGCTGCTCACAGGTCAGGCACTCTCGCTGATCGGCTCGAGCATTGTGCAATACGCGGTCTTCTGGTACCTCGTCATGCAAACGGATTCGGGCGCGACCATGACGGTGGCCATGCTCTGCGCGTGCGTGCCGCAGGCCGTCGTCTCGCTGTTCGGCGGCGCATGGGCCGACCGCTGGAACAAGAAGGCGCTCATCATATTGCCCGACGCGCTGATCGCGGCTGTCACCGTCATGCTGTCCCTCTCGATTGCGCGCAGAATTGCCGGGCTCGCCCTGTTCTTCGTCGTGCTCGCGATTCGCTCGGCAGGCGCGGGCGTGCAATCGCCGGCGGTGCAGTCGTTCCTTCCGCAGATCACGCCGGAAAGCAAACTGCTGCGCGTGAATTCGATCAACGGCACGATCCAGTCTGTGAATCTGATCGCGGCGCCGGCAATCGCCGCCGTGCTCGTCAATGTAATGCCATTGTGGGCGATTCTGTATGTCGATGTGACGACGGCGGTGGTGGGCATTGCTTTCGTTGCGCTGATTCGCGTGCGCCGCACACGCGATGCCGAGGTCGGTTCGGAGCGGGGCGCCGACTCTGTGTTCGCCGACATGCGCACCGGTCTGCGGTATGCGTGGCGGTACCCGCGTATTCGCAGTGTGCTGATCGCCTACGCATTCGTATGCTTCATCAACATTGCGCCAATGAATCTTACGCTGATTCTCATGAACCGCGGATTCACCGGGCAGCAGCTCGATCTCGGATTCACCGTGCTCTCCACGGCGGCCGACAAGCTCGCCGCGAACGAGATGGCGTGGAGCGTAGGCATGGTGATTGGCGGCGCATTGCTCGCCACGGTGGGTGCGCGCGTCTTCCACAACAACATGGTGCTGCTCGCGTGCGCGTTCATTGGCATGGGCGTATGCACGGCGGGACTCGGCCTGTCGCCCACGCTGCTGGTGTATTTGTTCGTGGATTTCCTCGTTGGCCTGTGCACGTCGCTCGGCTCGTCGCCAACGTTCACGTTGTTGCAGCATGAGAGTACGCCCGACATGCGCGGCCGCGTGTTCGGATTGCTCACCACGTTCTCCGGATTCGGCACGCCGCTCGGCATGCTTGTGTTCGGCCCGCTCGCCGACGTGGTCGATGTGCGCGTGATCTTCGTGGTGGGCGGTGTGCTCACGATTCCCTTCGGCATCTGGCTCCTGCGCGTGGATCGGCGCTGGCCCGCCGTCTCGCGGTAG
- a CDS encoding sialate O-acetylesterase, translating into MAEPAESNDGAHDRTRSGNLRVAAIFSDHMVLQRNKPIAVFGEAPVSESVSASLSDGQGQEVARAQESADNDGTFMLTLPAMPASGPLTLQVRCGGDELAFHDVMVGEVWLAGGQSNIEFELHNSEFGKEAVADAHDPLLRFYNTPKSARINLTAESASGWQTAEAPQVAHMSAIGYYFGKQLRDALANGIAVGVVDCYIGGTSISAWMSEHLLEQTELGRSYLQTYRDAIAGKTDEEMLAAQTSWQQVFDKWNADVAAVKEEHPDYSQPQIDAMLGPCPWPPPVTPFAERRPYTLYEAMIRRVAPYTLAGVLWYQGEEDEFNAAGYGELLRGLIAEWRATWHDNALPFLVVQLPQWIAEADAEHDPLRWPVLRDEQFAVARETPHANIVCAMDCGEFDNIHPVDKRTLGMRLGDTALHDVYGLQIPCASPELVDLQVGEGGGEMVVTFNHAQGLHWHGTTSDTMRAIADIAESTERKAGESGFEIAASADSEFVPAHARIEPRDDLGSDMRVVHLLSPEVPKPTHARYAWRSWGPAPLFNGDGLPAFPFIK; encoded by the coding sequence ATGGCCGAACCCGCGGAAAGCAACGACGGCGCGCACGACCGCACCAGAAGCGGCAATCTGCGTGTGGCCGCCATATTCAGCGACCACATGGTGCTGCAGCGCAACAAGCCGATCGCCGTGTTCGGCGAGGCGCCGGTCAGCGAGTCCGTCAGCGCGTCACTGAGCGACGGGCAGGGGCAGGAAGTCGCGCGGGCGCAGGAATCTGCAGACAATGATGGCACGTTCATGCTCACACTGCCCGCAATGCCGGCTTCGGGTCCGCTCACACTGCAAGTGCGGTGCGGCGGCGACGAGCTCGCGTTCCACGACGTGATGGTCGGCGAAGTCTGGCTCGCCGGCGGCCAAAGCAACATCGAGTTCGAGCTGCACAACAGCGAATTCGGCAAGGAGGCCGTCGCCGATGCGCACGACCCGCTGCTGCGCTTCTACAACACGCCGAAGTCCGCACGAATCAATCTGACCGCGGAATCCGCGTCCGGTTGGCAGACCGCCGAAGCGCCGCAAGTCGCCCACATGAGCGCCATCGGCTACTACTTCGGCAAGCAGCTGCGCGACGCACTGGCGAACGGCATTGCGGTCGGCGTCGTGGATTGCTACATCGGCGGCACGTCGATCAGCGCATGGATGAGCGAGCATCTGCTGGAGCAAACCGAGCTCGGGCGCAGCTATCTGCAGACATATCGCGACGCGATTGCCGGCAAGACGGATGAGGAGATGCTCGCCGCGCAGACCTCCTGGCAGCAGGTGTTCGACAAGTGGAACGCCGACGTCGCCGCCGTCAAGGAGGAGCACCCGGATTACTCGCAGCCGCAGATTGATGCGATGCTCGGCCCGTGCCCATGGCCGCCGCCGGTCACGCCGTTCGCCGAGCGCAGGCCGTACACACTGTACGAGGCGATGATCCGCCGCGTGGCTCCCTACACGCTCGCAGGCGTGCTGTGGTACCAAGGCGAGGAGGACGAGTTCAACGCGGCAGGCTATGGCGAGCTGTTGCGCGGTCTGATCGCGGAATGGCGCGCGACGTGGCATGACAATGCGCTGCCGTTCCTCGTGGTGCAGCTGCCGCAGTGGATCGCCGAGGCCGACGCCGAGCACGATCCACTGCGTTGGCCGGTACTGCGCGATGAACAGTTCGCTGTTGCACGTGAAACACCGCACGCGAACATCGTTTGCGCCATGGACTGCGGCGAATTCGACAACATTCACCCCGTCGACAAACGCACGCTCGGCATGCGGCTCGGGGACACAGCATTGCACGACGTCTACGGTCTGCAGATTCCCTGTGCCAGCCCCGAGCTCGTCGATCTGCAGGTGGGCGAAGGCGGCGGCGAGATGGTCGTCACATTCAACCATGCGCAGGGACTCCATTGGCACGGCACGACGTCGGATACCATGCGCGCGATTGCGGACATTGCCGAAAGCACCGAGCGCAAGGCCGGCGAATCCGGTTTCGAGATCGCCGCCAGCGCGGACTCCGAGTTCGTTCCCGCGCACGCCCGCATTGAGCCACGCGACGATCTCGGCAGCGACATGCGCGTCGTACATCTGCTCTCACCGGAGGTGCCGAAGCCGACCCACGCGCGCTATGCCTGGCGCAGCTGGGGTCCGGCACCACTGTTCAACGGCGACGGCTTGCCCGCATTCCCGTTCATCAAGTAG
- a CDS encoding electron transporter RnfD, which produces MQFIDAFNPAFCTMGRIGESKNHLPLWVFPYTQARFRFTGTSLAVRLRNFWNYGHTRIGVIIDNTQFSVRVPSPVEPEPDAAVSVGEDGMLTIRIASHLPNIEHRAIVFKREDGGMHYMEFAGVEIDDDAQILAPAEPASTRRIEVYGDSVSCGERNEAVLYTGKADPDEDLSAYSNSWFAYDAIAARALGADLRIISQGGAPLLDGIGWFNAPDYLGMESIWNRVQYNPALGEPTDWDFRDDDPQVVIVALGQNDSHPHDFMSADYTGKQAVNWRARYAEFLGNLLERYPDSHIICTTTVLQHDRNWDRAIDEVVSELDNPQITHLDYSHAGTGTPGHPRIAEDEEMARELVSYIDSFGAELWQ; this is translated from the coding sequence ATGCAATTCATTGACGCATTCAATCCGGCTTTCTGCACGATGGGACGCATCGGTGAATCGAAGAACCACTTGCCGCTGTGGGTGTTCCCCTACACGCAGGCGCGGTTCCGCTTCACCGGCACCTCCCTCGCCGTGCGGCTTCGCAATTTCTGGAACTACGGTCACACGCGCATCGGTGTGATCATCGACAACACCCAGTTCAGCGTGCGTGTGCCGTCGCCCGTCGAACCCGAGCCCGACGCCGCCGTGAGCGTGGGGGAAGACGGCATGCTCACCATTCGCATTGCAAGCCACTTGCCGAACATCGAGCACCGCGCAATCGTATTCAAGCGCGAAGATGGCGGCATGCACTACATGGAGTTCGCCGGCGTGGAGATTGACGACGACGCGCAGATTCTCGCACCTGCCGAACCCGCCAGCACACGCCGCATCGAAGTCTACGGCGATTCGGTGAGCTGCGGCGAGCGCAACGAGGCCGTGCTCTACACCGGCAAGGCCGACCCGGACGAAGATCTGAGCGCCTACAGCAACTCATGGTTCGCCTACGATGCCATCGCCGCCCGCGCGCTGGGCGCCGACCTGCGCATCATCTCGCAAGGTGGCGCGCCGCTGCTTGACGGCATCGGCTGGTTCAACGCGCCCGATTACCTCGGCATGGAGAGCATCTGGAATCGCGTGCAGTACAATCCCGCACTCGGCGAGCCCACCGACTGGGATTTCCGCGACGACGACCCGCAGGTGGTCATTGTGGCGCTCGGCCAGAACGATTCGCATCCACACGATTTCATGAGCGCAGATTACACCGGCAAGCAGGCCGTGAACTGGCGCGCCCGCTATGCCGAGTTCCTGGGGAATCTGCTCGAACGATACCCGGACTCGCACATCATCTGCACGACGACCGTGCTGCAGCATGACCGCAACTGGGACCGCGCGATCGACGAAGTGGTGAGCGAACTCGACAATCCGCAGATCACACATCTGGATTATTCGCATGCAGGCACGGGTACCCCGGGGCACCCCCGCATTGCCGAGGACGAGGAGATGGCACGCGAACTGGTCTCCTACATCGATTCGTTCGGCGCAGAGCTGTGGCAATAG
- a CDS encoding GH1 family beta-glucosidase, whose protein sequence is MTMTFPKGFQFGTATAAYQIEGAVDEDGRTPSIWDVFSHTPGRVLNGDTGDKADDFYHRWQDDLKLVRDLGVNAYRFSIGVPRVIPTPDGKPNEKGLDFYERIVDQLLEYGIDPIVTLYHWDLPQYLNEDPYRDGWLNRETAFRMAEYAGIVAKRLGDRVHTYTTLNEPWCSAHLSYGGTEHAPGLGAGPLAFRAAHHLNLAHGLMCEAVRAEAGAKPDLSVTLNLQVNRGDADAVHRVDLIANRVFLDPMLRGYYPDELFAITKGICDWDFVHDGDLKLINQPIDVLGLNYYSTNLLAMSNRPQFPQSTQASTAPGASDIDWLPTDGPHTQMGWNIDPDALYNTLVRLNDDYNHIPLVVTENGMACPDEVEVGPDGVKMVHDDDRIDYLRRHLEAVHRAIEEGTNVIGYFVWSLMDNFEWAFGYDRRFGLTYVDYDTEERIRKDSYNWYRNFIAEHSAR, encoded by the coding sequence ATGACGATGACGTTCCCGAAGGGCTTCCAGTTCGGCACCGCGACTGCCGCCTACCAAATCGAAGGCGCGGTGGACGAAGACGGCCGCACGCCGTCGATCTGGGATGTGTTCTCGCACACCCCGGGCCGCGTGCTGAATGGTGACACCGGAGACAAGGCTGACGATTTCTACCACCGCTGGCAGGACGATCTCAAGCTCGTGCGCGATCTCGGCGTGAACGCATACCGGTTCTCGATTGGCGTGCCGCGCGTCATTCCCACCCCGGACGGCAAGCCGAACGAGAAGGGCCTCGATTTCTACGAGCGCATTGTCGACCAGCTGCTCGAATACGGCATCGACCCGATTGTGACGCTCTACCACTGGGATCTGCCGCAGTATCTGAACGAAGATCCGTACCGGGATGGCTGGCTGAACCGTGAGACCGCGTTCCGCATGGCGGAGTATGCCGGCATTGTGGCCAAGCGCCTTGGCGACCGTGTGCACACCTACACCACGCTCAACGAACCGTGGTGCTCGGCGCACCTGAGCTACGGCGGCACCGAGCATGCGCCTGGCCTGGGCGCCGGCCCGCTCGCGTTCCGCGCCGCCCATCACCTGAATCTGGCACATGGTCTGATGTGCGAGGCAGTGCGTGCCGAGGCCGGAGCGAAGCCGGATCTCTCGGTGACGCTGAATCTGCAGGTGAACCGCGGTGATGCAGATGCCGTGCACCGCGTGGATCTCATTGCCAACCGCGTGTTCCTCGATCCGATGTTGCGCGGCTACTACCCGGACGAGCTGTTCGCGATCACCAAGGGCATCTGCGACTGGGACTTCGTGCATGACGGCGATCTCAAGCTCATCAACCAGCCGATTGACGTGCTGGGGCTCAATTATTACTCGACGAATCTGCTTGCGATGAGCAACCGTCCGCAGTTCCCGCAGAGCACGCAGGCCTCCACCGCACCGGGCGCCAGCGACATCGACTGGCTGCCTACCGACGGCCCGCACACACAGATGGGGTGGAACATCGACCCGGATGCGCTCTATAACACGCTGGTTCGCCTGAACGACGACTACAACCACATTCCGCTCGTCGTCACTGAAAACGGCATGGCGTGCCCCGACGAGGTGGAAGTCGGCCCGGATGGTGTGAAGATGGTGCACGACGATGACCGCATCGACTACCTGCGTCGCCATCTCGAGGCCGTCCACCGCGCGATCGAGGAGGGGACGAATGTCATCGGATACTTCGTGTGGTCGCTGATGGATAATTTCGAGTGGGCGTTCGGCTACGACCGCCGCTTCGGCCTGACCTACGTGGACTACGACACCGAGGAGCGTATACGGAAAGACAGCTACAACTGGTACCGTAACTTCATTGCCGAGCACTCCGCGCGGTGA
- a CDS encoding LacI family DNA-binding transcriptional regulator, whose amino-acid sequence MVAQKAKVTIFDVAKASGVSSSAVSYALNGKPGVSDATREKVLQVARKLGWRPNGAAQSLAQSRTRRIGLVLGYDPQLLSAEPYIMRLISGLGSALEERDYSLLVRMSMDDDDEVSILEDWIATGNVDALLLLNLEIGDPRIELMKNNPQMPCLALADSSLTSGLPTLMSDDAAASGTMIRHLALFGHKNIARVAGPEELGHSYIRDAAFSEITTELGMRYRCLHTDYTPESGAEATKRLLSVEPRPTAIIYDNDVMALAGESVASVKGVRVPEDLSIISWGDSFMNVAAHPPITALSRNILESGRLAAQLMLKLIDGEDVENVEEPPYELIERASTAPAAQ is encoded by the coding sequence ATGGTAGCGCAGAAAGCCAAAGTGACGATCTTTGACGTGGCGAAGGCCTCAGGTGTGTCGAGCAGTGCGGTCTCGTATGCGCTCAATGGCAAGCCGGGTGTTTCCGATGCCACGCGCGAGAAGGTGCTGCAGGTGGCGCGCAAACTCGGCTGGCGTCCGAACGGCGCGGCACAGTCGCTCGCGCAGTCGCGCACGCGCAGAATCGGCCTCGTGCTCGGCTACGATCCACAGCTGCTTTCCGCGGAACCCTACATCATGCGCCTCATCTCCGGTCTCGGCTCCGCGCTCGAGGAACGCGACTACTCGCTGCTCGTGCGCATGTCGATGGACGATGACGACGAGGTCTCGATTCTCGAGGACTGGATCGCCACCGGCAACGTCGACGCGCTGCTGCTGCTCAATCTGGAGATCGGCGACCCGCGCATCGAGCTGATGAAGAACAATCCGCAGATGCCGTGCCTCGCGCTGGCGGATTCGTCGCTGACGAGCGGTCTGCCCACATTGATGAGCGACGACGCCGCGGCATCGGGCACGATGATCCGGCACCTCGCCTTGTTCGGCCACAAGAACATCGCGCGCGTGGCGGGACCGGAGGAGCTCGGCCACTCGTACATCCGCGACGCCGCGTTCTCGGAGATCACCACGGAGCTCGGCATGCGCTACCGCTGCCTGCACACCGACTACACGCCGGAATCTGGCGCCGAGGCCACCAAGCGACTGCTCAGCGTGGAACCGCGGCCGACCGCGATCATCTACGACAACGACGTGATGGCGCTGGCGGGGGAGAGCGTCGCCTCGGTGAAGGGTGTGCGCGTGCCCGAGGATCTTTCGATCATCTCGTGGGGCGATTCATTCATGAACGTCGCCGCGCATCCGCCGATCACCGCGCTCAGCCGCAACATTCTCGAGTCGGGACGTCTCGCCGCCCAGCTCATGCTCAAGCTCATCGATGGCGAGGACGTGGAGAACGTGGAGGAGCCGCCATACGAGCTCATCGAGCGCGCCTCCACCGCGCCTGCCGCGCAGTAA
- a CDS encoding YesL family protein, producing MMAGGIFRQDNPYNTVMNRVGDIAMLSLAWFVCSLPVVTIGVTTAAACEVAREMQEDRDNGIFKGFWRAIKRRFGTGMPLTLFLGVLIALVVAAIYALPIVLLATLPSAVMWVPLVWCIFGGGASAWAQRWLIRRAFDLQPQD from the coding sequence ATGATGGCCGGAGGAATCTTCCGTCAAGACAACCCGTACAACACCGTGATGAACCGCGTCGGCGACATCGCCATGCTCTCGTTGGCGTGGTTCGTATGCAGTCTGCCGGTCGTGACGATCGGTGTGACCACCGCGGCAGCCTGCGAAGTGGCGCGCGAGATGCAGGAGGACCGCGACAACGGCATTTTCAAGGGCTTCTGGCGTGCAATCAAACGCAGATTCGGCACCGGCATGCCGCTGACGCTGTTCCTCGGCGTGCTCATTGCGCTCGTCGTCGCCGCGATCTACGCGCTGCCGATCGTGCTGCTCGCCACCTTGCCGAGTGCGGTGATGTGGGTGCCGCTCGTCTGGTGCATCTTCGGCGGCGGTGCGAGCGCCTGGGCGCAGAGGTGGCTCATCCGCCGCGCCTTCGACCTCCAGCCGCAAGACTGA
- a CDS encoding AGE family epimerase/isomerase: MANTDPKYQIGTPENKKFLDISRDNLIAFGRHFPAVDGSSYWLGDDGTPWKDRNRATWITCRMTHVYSLATLLGVDGAVELVDDGIRGLRGVLHDEEHDGWYAEITPDICHMPTKQAYAHAFVLLAGRPGAKELLEQAESVYLTKFWDGKIGLSVDTWDTDFAELDTYRGLNANMHSVEACLAVADVTGDESWRTRAGRIIEHVLKWAEENNWRIPEHFNSNWEPELEFNADKPDDQFKPYGATLGHGIEWARLITQYAPSVYGKDGVLNGDGKKYLDAAEHLFNRAVEDAWDADGAPGIAYTTDWNGKPVVHDRMQWTLAEGVNTAATLYHVTGKKEYADWYATFLEYIDTYLMYHKNGSWFHQLNRENEVIDTVWPGKSDLYHATQAMMIPLRDPALSIAPATKKGVEEGLN, translated from the coding sequence ATGGCCAACACAGATCCGAAGTACCAGATCGGAACGCCGGAGAACAAGAAGTTCCTCGACATCTCCCGCGACAATCTCATTGCATTCGGTCGTCACTTCCCGGCGGTCGACGGCAGCTCCTACTGGCTGGGCGACGACGGCACCCCGTGGAAGGACCGTAACCGCGCCACCTGGATCACCTGCCGCATGACGCACGTCTACTCACTGGCCACGCTGCTCGGTGTGGACGGCGCCGTGGAACTCGTCGACGATGGCATCCGCGGTCTGCGCGGCGTGCTGCACGACGAGGAGCACGACGGCTGGTATGCCGAAATCACGCCGGACATCTGCCATATGCCCACCAAGCAGGCCTACGCGCACGCCTTCGTGCTGCTCGCGGGCCGCCCGGGCGCCAAGGAACTGCTCGAGCAGGCCGAGAGCGTCTACCTCACCAAGTTCTGGGACGGCAAGATCGGCCTGAGCGTCGACACCTGGGACACCGACTTCGCGGAACTCGACACCTACCGCGGTCTCAACGCGAACATGCACTCCGTCGAGGCATGCCTGGCCGTCGCCGACGTCACCGGCGACGAAAGCTGGCGTACGCGCGCCGGCCGCATCATCGAGCATGTGCTCAAGTGGGCCGAGGAGAACAACTGGCGCATTCCGGAGCATTTCAACTCCAACTGGGAGCCGGAGCTCGAGTTCAACGCCGACAAGCCGGACGACCAGTTCAAGCCGTACGGCGCCACCCTGGGCCACGGCATCGAATGGGCACGCCTCATCACGCAGTACGCCCCCTCCGTCTACGGCAAGGACGGCGTGCTGAACGGCGACGGCAAGAAGTACCTCGACGCGGCGGAGCACCTGTTCAATCGCGCGGTCGAAGACGCCTGGGATGCCGACGGCGCGCCGGGCATCGCGTACACCACCGACTGGAATGGCAAGCCGGTTGTGCACGACCGCATGCAGTGGACGCTGGCCGAAGGCGTGAACACCGCCGCCACGCTCTACCACGTGACCGGCAAGAAGGAGTATGCCGACTGGTATGCGACCTTCCTCGAGTACATCGACACCTACCTCATGTATCACAAGAACGGTTCTTGGTTCCACCAGCTCAACCGCGAGAACGAGGTCATCGACACCGTGTGGCCGGGCAAGTCCGACCTGTACCACGCCACGCAGGCGATGATGATCCCGCTGCGTGACCCGGCCCTATCCATTGCGCCCGCCACGAAGAAGGGCGTCGAGGAAGGCCTCAACTAA